The proteins below are encoded in one region of Pseudomonas putida NBRC 14164:
- a CDS encoding AI-2E family transporter: protein MFKVLRDWMHRYFSDEEAVVLAVLLFLAFTAVLTLGGMLAPVLAGMVLAFLMQGLVNALERLRVPTRLAVMLVFALFMGALAVFMLVLVPLLWHQLITLFNELPGMLGKWQSLLLLLPERYPHLVSDEQVLHAIESVRGEIGKFGQWALTFSLSSLPLLVNAMIYLVLVPILVFFFLKDRELIGRWVSGYLPTQRALLNRVGSEMNRQIANYIRGKGIEILICGIATYIAFISLGLNYAALLALLVGLSVVVPYVGAVVVTVPVTLIALFQWGWGDQFIYLMTVYAIIQALDGNVLVPLLFSEAVSLHPVAIICAVLLFGGLWGFWGIFFAIPLATLIKAVLDAWPRREPSVSPLL from the coding sequence ACCCTGGGCGGCATGCTCGCGCCGGTGCTGGCGGGCATGGTGCTGGCGTTCCTGATGCAGGGGCTGGTCAATGCCCTGGAGCGGCTGCGGGTACCGACCCGGCTGGCAGTGATGCTGGTCTTTGCCCTGTTCATGGGGGCGCTGGCGGTGTTCATGCTGGTGCTGGTGCCGTTGCTGTGGCACCAGCTGATTACCCTGTTCAACGAGCTGCCGGGCATGCTCGGCAAGTGGCAGTCGTTGCTGTTGCTGTTGCCCGAGCGCTACCCGCACCTGGTGTCGGACGAGCAGGTGCTGCACGCCATTGAGTCGGTGCGCGGGGAAATCGGCAAGTTCGGGCAGTGGGCGTTGACCTTTTCGCTGTCGAGCCTGCCGTTGCTGGTCAACGCCATGATCTACCTGGTGCTGGTGCCGATTCTGGTGTTCTTCTTCCTCAAGGACCGAGAACTGATCGGCCGTTGGGTCAGTGGCTACCTGCCCACCCAGCGCGCCTTGCTGAACCGGGTGGGCAGCGAGATGAACCGGCAGATTGCCAACTACATTCGCGGCAAGGGCATTGAAATCCTGATCTGCGGCATTGCCACCTACATCGCCTTCATCAGCCTGGGGCTCAATTACGCCGCGCTGCTGGCGCTACTGGTGGGGCTGTCGGTGGTGGTGCCGTATGTTGGCGCGGTGGTGGTGACGGTGCCGGTGACACTGATTGCGCTGTTCCAGTGGGGCTGGGGCGACCAGTTCATCTACCTGATGACGGTGTACGCGATCATTCAGGCGCTGGATGGCAACGTGCTGGTACCGCTGCTGTTCTCCGAGGCCGTGAGCCTGCACCCGGTGGCGATCATTTGCGCGGTATTGCTGTTTGGCGGGTTGTGGGGGTTCTGGGGGATCTTCTTCGCCATCCCGCTGGCGACGCTGATCAAGGCCGTGCTGGATGCCTGGCCGCGCCGGGAGCCTAGCGTATCGCCGCTGCTTTGA
- a CDS encoding IS110 family RNA-guided transposase, whose product MNVCVGLDIGSRTSIVGVRKDGRPAGQWDIAQTPAGRKAAVKKLQALKPKSIVMEATGIYYLDLALELHAADLPVSVINPKSFHNFAKLMLVNSKTDSIDAQLLSEYGERMTPRLWTPPSSVQLELRALGRHINRLVGHRTRAKNELHALQATATTVSMLIEDQEEAIATLDNRIERFRKAGRELIAQCPTLNRQYKQLLAGPGMGEVSALAALAELTTLPQMLKSSQVARHAGLDVRQTQSGTSIDKPGRLGKSGNAYLRAAMYMPALTAVRCDPYAKAFYESLVSRGKKKMQAIAAVMRKYLTGIWACMRGDEPFDTAKLFSSEHLRKA is encoded by the coding sequence ATGAATGTCTGTGTGGGCCTGGATATTGGTTCTCGTACGTCGATCGTTGGGGTGCGTAAAGATGGGCGTCCCGCTGGACAGTGGGATATCGCTCAGACCCCTGCGGGTCGTAAGGCAGCGGTGAAAAAGCTGCAGGCGCTCAAGCCCAAGTCGATCGTGATGGAGGCGACCGGAATCTATTACCTGGACCTGGCCCTTGAGCTGCATGCTGCCGACCTTCCTGTTTCGGTGATCAACCCCAAGAGCTTCCATAATTTCGCCAAGCTGATGCTGGTGAACAGTAAAACTGACTCGATAGATGCTCAGTTGCTGTCCGAGTACGGTGAACGTATGACACCGCGCTTGTGGACACCGCCAAGCTCCGTACAGCTTGAGCTGAGGGCTCTTGGCCGGCACATCAATCGTCTGGTCGGGCACCGCACCAGGGCGAAGAATGAACTGCATGCATTGCAGGCGACCGCTACGACCGTGTCGATGCTGATCGAAGATCAAGAGGAAGCGATTGCCACTTTGGACAATCGCATTGAGCGTTTCCGCAAGGCCGGACGTGAGTTGATCGCTCAGTGTCCGACGCTTAACCGGCAGTACAAGCAGTTACTAGCGGGCCCGGGAATGGGAGAAGTCTCGGCACTTGCTGCCTTGGCTGAGCTGACCACCCTTCCTCAAATGCTCAAGTCCTCTCAGGTCGCTCGTCATGCTGGTCTAGATGTTCGACAGACACAGTCGGGGACAAGCATTGATAAACCTGGTCGGCTCGGCAAAAGCGGGAATGCCTATTTACGGGCAGCCATGTACATGCCTGCGTTGACGGCGGTGCGCTGCGATCCTTACGCGAAGGCCTTTTATGAATCGCTGGTCAGCAGGGGGAAGAAAAAAATGCAAGCGATCGCCGCTGTCATGCGCAAGTACCTGACGGGCATATGGGCATGCATGCGCGGCGATGAACCATTTGATACGGCCAAGCTTTTCAGCTCTGAACACCTTAGAAAAGCTTGA
- a CDS encoding peroxiredoxin produces MAVALDQPVADFQAQATSGQTVSLAELKGQQVVMYFYPKDSTPGCTTEGQGFRDQHDAFAAANTVVFGVSRDGIKSHENFKAKQGFPFELISDKDEALCQLFDVIKLKKLYGKEYMGVDRSTFLIDKDGVLRQEWRGVKVPGHVDAVLAAAQALDKA; encoded by the coding sequence ATGGCTGTAGCACTCGACCAACCCGTTGCCGACTTCCAGGCCCAGGCCACCAGCGGGCAAACCGTCAGCCTGGCCGAGCTCAAAGGCCAGCAAGTGGTGATGTACTTCTACCCGAAGGACAGCACGCCGGGCTGCACCACCGAAGGCCAGGGGTTCCGTGACCAGCACGACGCCTTTGCCGCAGCCAACACCGTGGTGTTCGGGGTATCGCGCGATGGCATCAAGTCGCACGAGAACTTCAAGGCCAAGCAAGGCTTCCCGTTCGAGCTGATCAGCGACAAGGACGAGGCCCTGTGCCAGCTGTTCGACGTGATCAAGCTGAAGAAGCTGTACGGCAAGGAATACATGGGCGTTGACCGCAGCACCTTCCTGATCGACAAGGACGGTGTGCTGCGCCAGGAATGGCGCGGGGTTAAGGTGCCTGGGCATGTGGATGCCGTGCTGGCTGCTGCCCAGGCCTTGGACAAGGCTTGA
- a CDS encoding glycine cleavage system protein R — protein MSTPTTVREQFLVISALGPNPMELANVLSRAAFENRCAVVTSRLSRHGETSALVLQVGGSWDALARLESTLPGLGKKHGLTLDVVRSADQEVRPQALPYVAYVSAAYRPDIINELCQFFLDHRVELEAMTCDTYLAPQTGSSMLNAQFTVILPAGTQISWLRDQFLDFADALNLDALIEPWRPQNPM, from the coding sequence ATGTCCACCCCCACCACTGTCCGCGAACAATTCCTTGTCATCAGTGCCCTGGGACCGAATCCCATGGAGCTGGCCAACGTCCTCAGCCGCGCCGCCTTCGAAAACCGCTGCGCGGTGGTCACCTCGCGCCTGAGCCGCCATGGCGAGACCAGCGCCCTGGTGCTGCAGGTAGGCGGCAGCTGGGACGCCCTGGCGCGCCTCGAATCCACCCTGCCGGGCCTGGGCAAGAAGCACGGCCTGACCCTGGACGTGGTGCGCAGCGCCGACCAGGAAGTGCGCCCGCAGGCCCTGCCGTACGTGGCTTATGTCAGTGCCGCCTACCGCCCGGACATCATCAACGAGCTGTGCCAGTTCTTCCTCGATCACCGCGTCGAGCTTGAAGCCATGACCTGCGACACCTACCTGGCGCCGCAGACCGGCAGCAGCATGCTCAACGCCCAATTCACGGTGATCTTGCCGGCCGGCACCCAGATCAGCTGGCTACGTGACCAGTTCCTGGACTTTGCCGACGCCCTCAACCTCGATGCGCTGATCGAGCCTTGGCGTCCACAGAACCCAATGTAA
- the dapA gene encoding 4-hydroxy-tetrahydrodipicolinate synthase, which produces MIAGSMVALVTPMDAQGRVDWGSLDKLVDFHLENGTHAIVAVGTTGESATLDVEEHILVIKHVVERVKRSSRSVPVIAGTGANSTAEAVHLTQNAKSAGADACLLVVPYYNKPTQEGLYQHFKHIAEAVDIPQILYNVPGRTSCDMQAETVIRLSTVPNIIGIKEATGDLVRAKAILDGVSKDFIVLSGDDPTAVELILMGGKGNISVTANVAPREMADLCEAALAGDAEKARAINEKLMPLHKDLFCEANPIPVKWALVEMGLMQKGIRLPLTWLSEGCHEKVRTALRQSGVLV; this is translated from the coding sequence ATGATTGCGGGCAGTATGGTGGCATTGGTCACACCCATGGATGCACAAGGGCGTGTTGACTGGGGCAGCCTCGACAAACTTGTAGACTTCCACCTGGAAAACGGCACCCATGCGATCGTCGCCGTCGGCACCACCGGTGAGTCCGCCACGCTGGATGTCGAAGAGCACATCCTGGTCATCAAGCACGTGGTCGAGCGCGTCAAGCGCAGCAGCCGCAGCGTACCGGTCATCGCTGGCACCGGCGCCAACTCCACTGCCGAAGCCGTGCACCTGACCCAGAACGCCAAGAGCGCCGGTGCCGACGCCTGCCTGCTGGTGGTGCCGTACTACAACAAGCCGACGCAAGAAGGCCTGTACCAGCACTTCAAGCACATTGCCGAAGCCGTCGACATTCCGCAGATCCTCTACAACGTACCCGGCCGCACCTCCTGCGACATGCAGGCCGAGACCGTGATCCGCCTGTCGACCGTGCCGAACATCATCGGCATCAAGGAAGCCACCGGCGACCTGGTCCGCGCCAAGGCCATCCTCGATGGCGTCAGCAAGGACTTCATCGTTCTGTCCGGCGATGACCCGACTGCCGTCGAGCTGATCCTGATGGGCGGCAAGGGCAACATCTCTGTTACTGCCAACGTCGCCCCGCGCGAAATGGCCGATCTGTGCGAGGCCGCCCTTGCGGGCGATGCCGAGAAGGCCCGCGCGATCAACGAAAAACTCATGCCGCTGCACAAAGACCTCTTCTGCGAAGCCAACCCGATCCCGGTGAAATGGGCGCTCGTCGAAATGGGCTTGATGCAAAAAGGTATTCGCCTGCCACTGACCTGGCTGAGCGAAGGCTGCCACGAAAAAGTCCGTACTGCCTTGCGCCAGTCCGGCGTACTGGTTTAA
- the bamC gene encoding outer membrane protein assembly factor BamC, whose amino-acid sequence MKRLAGLSALALIISSTSGCGWLWGEDGYFRDRGSDYLQAHPTAPMQLPPDASNVKRLDPLLPIPRNVADDNVAGEFEVPRPQPLTGGAAQVTDYSLQRSGSSRWVLAQHSPAEVWPVARQFFEDNGFRIAEERPQTGEFNTTWQRFDELSASLGQRLASTASSGDSEVRVRVRMEPGVQRNTSEVYVVSVERPAGSTAEPGFPSTSSNTGADALLVDEMLASMNRSAEKGGSVSLLAARDFDAPSRVSLSEDGSGNPVLYLGSDLDRAWSGVGRALEQGGEWRVEDINRSLGLYYINLSEKPDDKQNQPGFFGRMFGSEPTKEEREARAERYQVRLSKVGESVQVTVEKNINTVAPADVARRVLSAIQDHLG is encoded by the coding sequence ATGAAGCGATTGGCTGGTCTTTCCGCCCTTGCCCTGATTATCTCCAGCACCAGTGGGTGTGGCTGGCTGTGGGGCGAGGATGGCTATTTCCGCGACCGCGGCAGCGATTACCTGCAGGCGCACCCGACCGCGCCGATGCAACTGCCGCCGGACGCTAGCAACGTCAAACGCCTTGACCCGCTGCTGCCGATCCCGCGTAACGTCGCTGACGACAACGTCGCTGGCGAGTTCGAAGTGCCGCGCCCGCAGCCGTTGACCGGTGGCGCCGCCCAGGTAACCGACTATAGCCTGCAGCGCAGCGGCAGCAGCCGTTGGGTACTGGCCCAGCATTCGCCTGCCGAGGTGTGGCCAGTGGCCCGCCAGTTCTTCGAGGATAACGGCTTCCGCATTGCTGAAGAGCGCCCGCAGACCGGTGAATTCAACACCACCTGGCAGCGTTTCGACGAACTGTCGGCATCGCTTGGCCAGCGCCTGGCCAGCACCGCCAGCAGCGGTGACAGCGAAGTGCGCGTCCGTGTGCGCATGGAGCCTGGCGTGCAGCGCAACACCTCCGAGGTATACGTGGTCAGCGTCGAGCGCCCGGCCGGCAGCACTGCCGAGCCAGGGTTCCCGTCCACGTCCAGCAACACCGGCGCCGATGCCCTGCTGGTCGACGAAATGCTTGCCAGCATGAACCGCAGCGCCGAGAAAGGCGGTTCGGTGTCGCTGTTGGCCGCGCGCGATTTCGATGCGCCAAGCCGCGTCAGCCTGAGCGAAGACGGCAGCGGCAACCCGGTGCTGTACCTGGGCTCCGACCTGGACCGCGCCTGGTCTGGCGTGGGCCGTGCCCTGGAGCAGGGTGGCGAGTGGCGTGTCGAAGACATCAACCGCAGCCTGGGCCTGTACTACATCAACCTGTCGGAAAAGCCTGACGACAAGCAGAACCAGCCTGGCTTCTTCGGCCGCATGTTCGGCAGCGAGCCGACCAAGGAAGAGCGTGAAGCCCGTGCCGAGCGCTATCAGGTTCGCCTGAGCAAGGTGGGTGAGAGCGTGCAGGTCACGGTCGAGAAAAACATCAACACCGTGGCTCCGGCCGATGTCGCCCGCCGCGTGCTGAGCGCCATTCAGGACCACCTGGGCTAA
- a CDS encoding MBL fold metallo-hydrolase, with protein MRFAVLGSGSQGNGTLIASGDTFILVDCGFSLRETERRLALLGVSAAQLSAVLVTHEHADHVHGVGLLSRRYNVPVYLSQGTLRGMRKPVEVAGFLACGQSLRIGSLEVTAARVEHDAYEPLQYVISDGQRRFGMLTDLGSYDALLLERYQGLDALLIEANHCRDLLARGHYPVFLKQRVGGMQGHLNNHQAARLVHELGWSNLQHLVLAHLSSKNNLPHLARQCFVDTLGCDPDWLQVANQEHGLDWREIA; from the coding sequence GTGCGCTTCGCGGTACTCGGAAGCGGCAGCCAAGGGAACGGCACGCTGATCGCCAGTGGTGACACGTTCATCCTGGTCGATTGCGGCTTTTCCCTGCGTGAAACCGAGCGGCGCCTGGCGCTGCTCGGCGTTTCGGCGGCCCAGCTCAGCGCGGTACTGGTCACCCACGAACATGCCGACCACGTGCATGGGGTCGGCTTGCTGTCACGGCGCTACAATGTACCGGTCTACCTCAGCCAAGGGACCTTGCGCGGCATGCGCAAGCCGGTGGAGGTGGCCGGTTTTCTCGCGTGTGGCCAAAGCCTGCGTATCGGCAGCCTGGAAGTGACCGCAGCGCGGGTCGAGCACGACGCCTACGAGCCGCTGCAATACGTGATCAGTGACGGCCAGCGGCGCTTCGGCATGCTGACCGACCTTGGCTCGTACGACGCACTGTTGCTGGAACGTTACCAGGGCCTGGATGCACTGCTGATCGAGGCCAACCACTGCCGCGACCTGCTGGCACGCGGTCACTACCCGGTCTTCCTGAAGCAGCGGGTAGGCGGCATGCAAGGGCATTTGAACAATCACCAGGCCGCGCGCCTGGTGCACGAGTTGGGCTGGAGCAACCTGCAACACCTGGTGCTGGCCCACCTCAGCAGCAAGAACAACCTGCCACACTTGGCCCGCCAGTGCTTCGTCGACACCTTAGGGTGCGACCCGGACTGGCTCCAGGTGGCGAATCAGGAACACGGGCTCGACTGGCGCGAAATCGCCTAG
- the purC gene encoding phosphoribosylaminoimidazolesuccinocarboxamide synthase, translated as MEKRDELYRGKAKSVYKTDDADRLILLFRNDTSAFDGKRIEQLDRKGTVNNKFNAFIMQKLEEAGVPTQFDKLLGDNECLVKKLDMIPVECVVRNYAAGSLVKRLGVEEGIKLEPSTFELFLKNDEKGDPFINESHVVAFGWGTAEQLVEMKKLSLKVNEVLTKLFDDAGLLLVDFKLEFGVFHGQIVLGDEFSPDGCRLWDKETRKKMDKDRFRQGLGDVIEAYEEVAKRLGVPL; from the coding sequence ATGGAAAAACGCGACGAACTCTACCGCGGCAAGGCCAAATCGGTTTACAAGACCGACGACGCCGACCGCTTGATCCTGCTGTTCCGTAACGACACTTCGGCGTTCGACGGCAAGCGCATCGAACAACTCGACCGCAAAGGCACGGTGAACAACAAGTTCAACGCCTTCATCATGCAGAAACTGGAAGAAGCCGGCGTGCCGACCCAGTTCGACAAGCTGCTGGGCGACAACGAGTGCCTGGTGAAGAAGCTGGACATGATCCCGGTCGAATGCGTAGTGCGTAACTACGCTGCCGGCAGCCTGGTCAAGCGCCTGGGCGTGGAGGAGGGCATCAAGCTGGAGCCGTCCACCTTCGAACTGTTCCTGAAGAACGACGAGAAGGGCGACCCCTTCATCAACGAATCCCACGTTGTCGCGTTCGGCTGGGGCACCGCCGAGCAGCTGGTCGAAATGAAAAAGCTGTCGCTGAAGGTCAACGAGGTGCTGACCAAGTTGTTCGATGACGCTGGCCTGCTGCTGGTCGACTTCAAGCTGGAGTTCGGCGTATTCCACGGCCAGATCGTGCTGGGCGACGAGTTCAGCCCGGACGGCTGCCGCCTGTGGGACAAAGAAACCCGCAAGAAGATGGACAAGGACCGCTTCCGTCAGGGCCTGGGCGACGTGATCGAAGCCTACGAAGAAGTTGCCAAGCGCCTGGGCGTGCCGCTGTAA
- a CDS encoding addiction module antidote protein, whose protein sequence is MSDTFTAEDMPILELDLSNTKRFEASRFLNSPETIAAFLAEAMKANDAQTLMHALGEVAKAKGVNQFAQDAGVNRESLYKTLKGGDKTRFTTIQKLMLALGVELTVRPLKKFPASS, encoded by the coding sequence ATGAGCGACACATTCACCGCCGAAGACATGCCCATCCTTGAGCTCGATTTGAGCAATACCAAACGCTTCGAGGCCTCCCGGTTTCTGAACAGTCCCGAAACCATCGCGGCTTTTCTGGCGGAGGCAATGAAGGCTAACGACGCGCAAACTCTGATGCATGCCTTGGGGGAAGTGGCAAAAGCCAAGGGCGTGAATCAGTTTGCGCAAGACGCAGGCGTGAATCGTGAGTCGCTTTACAAAACGTTGAAGGGCGGCGATAAAACTCGTTTCACTACTATTCAAAAGCTCATGCTTGCCTTGGGTGTAGAGCTCACTGTCAGACCGCTCAAGAAGTTCCCCGCTTCCTCATAG
- a CDS encoding DUF3077 domain-containing protein has product MPTDNTQEPTTVGKTCFYQGENNTHPLFRIEPGIPCQDAREQASELMGYVRDLIITGLMDGDHKLIWASHYLSAMAKALLDDAELGMMKK; this is encoded by the coding sequence ATGCCCACCGACAACACACAAGAACCCACCACAGTCGGCAAGACCTGCTTCTACCAAGGCGAAAACAACACCCACCCGCTGTTCCGCATCGAACCCGGCATCCCCTGCCAGGACGCCCGCGAACAGGCATCCGAACTGATGGGCTACGTGCGCGACCTGATCATCACCGGCCTGATGGACGGCGACCATAAACTGATCTGGGCCTCGCACTACCTCAGCGCGATGGCCAAGGCGCTGCTGGATGATGCTGAATTGGGGATGATGAAAAAGTAA
- a CDS encoding ATP-binding protein, translating to MDPYRNPFAPGAGSRPPELAGRDVVLEHARVSCGRAINGRSARSMMLLGLRGTGKTVLLNEVGKIAEHTGLLVSKVESPEEESLARLLYPEMRKVMRSLSTVEAAKQIANRGLKGLRGFASIFKIDIAGVEVGVEPEPGLADSGNLQYDLPDLFNVIGRAAQAAGKGWILLIDEVQYLSEADLRALIVSMHKMSQEGLPVLLVGAGLPQVARLAGEAKSYAERLFLYPEINALDADAAAKAVLKPILDEEASIAEAALQEIVVRTKGYPFFLQEWASTAWNCAEGPEISLDDVVQSYSETLALLDAGFFRVRIDQLTPSEVLFVRAMSQLGDGPYAVGDIAKAMGRTQSSLGPIRAKVIAKGMAYSTDHGVLDFTVPLFAEFMRRQS from the coding sequence ATGGACCCGTACCGCAACCCTTTCGCACCCGGCGCCGGCAGCAGACCGCCTGAGCTGGCAGGCCGCGATGTGGTGCTTGAGCACGCGCGCGTTTCGTGTGGGCGGGCTATCAACGGGCGCAGCGCGCGCTCCATGATGCTGCTTGGCTTGAGAGGGACTGGCAAAACGGTGCTCTTGAACGAAGTCGGGAAAATTGCAGAGCACACGGGCTTGCTGGTCTCTAAGGTCGAGTCGCCGGAAGAGGAAAGCCTTGCGCGCCTTCTTTACCCGGAAATGCGCAAGGTCATGCGCTCTCTGTCCACCGTGGAAGCCGCCAAGCAAATTGCAAATCGGGGGCTGAAGGGCCTGCGTGGGTTTGCCTCCATCTTCAAGATCGATATCGCCGGTGTGGAAGTGGGTGTAGAGCCAGAGCCCGGCCTTGCGGACAGTGGCAATCTTCAATACGACCTGCCAGACCTGTTCAACGTTATCGGGCGTGCGGCCCAGGCCGCAGGCAAAGGCTGGATTCTGTTGATCGACGAAGTCCAGTACCTGAGTGAGGCCGATCTTAGGGCCCTGATTGTCTCCATGCACAAAATGTCTCAGGAAGGCCTGCCGGTGCTGCTTGTGGGTGCCGGGCTGCCTCAGGTCGCGCGGTTGGCAGGTGAGGCGAAATCCTATGCAGAGCGGCTGTTCCTGTATCCGGAAATCAATGCACTTGATGCCGATGCTGCTGCCAAGGCCGTGCTCAAGCCGATCCTGGACGAGGAGGCATCCATTGCAGAGGCCGCCTTGCAAGAGATTGTCGTGCGTACCAAGGGCTATCCGTTCTTTTTGCAAGAGTGGGCGTCCACGGCGTGGAACTGTGCCGAGGGGCCAGAGATATCGCTGGATGATGTCGTTCAATCCTACTCGGAAACCCTGGCGTTGCTGGATGCAGGTTTCTTCAGGGTGCGTATCGACCAGTTGACACCCAGCGAAGTGCTTTTCGTCAGAGCCATGTCGCAGCTTGGCGATGGGCCTTATGCGGTAGGTGATATCGCCAAGGCCATGGGCCGAACCCAATCGTCACTTGGCCCTATAAGAGCCAAGGTCATCGCCAAAGGCATGGCCTACAGCACCGATCATGGTGTGCTGGATTTCACCGTACCGCTTTTTGCAGAGTTCATGCGTCGCCAGAGTTGA
- a CDS encoding LysE family transporter, whose protein sequence is MLGVTDYGAFVIAFIILLAIPGPGNFALITSTGKGGIKAGLAATLGVIVGDQVLLWLAVAGVATLLATYPTAFHMVQWAGAAYLAYLGLRMLLSKPGGAAHACRMDNGQYLRQTMMITLLNPKAIMFYMAFFPLFVDPVKHQGLVTFGFMAATVAVVTFAYGLIAVVLTHQLAERMRANPRISHLFERLAGACLVGFGIKLAAMR, encoded by the coding sequence ATGCTCGGCGTCACCGACTACGGCGCATTCGTCATCGCCTTCATCATTCTGCTGGCCATCCCCGGCCCGGGCAATTTTGCCTTGATCACCTCCACCGGCAAGGGCGGTATCAAGGCTGGCCTGGCTGCGACACTTGGGGTGATCGTGGGTGACCAGGTGCTGCTGTGGCTGGCAGTAGCGGGCGTCGCCACCCTGCTGGCCACCTACCCTACGGCTTTCCACATGGTGCAATGGGCCGGCGCTGCGTACCTGGCTTACCTGGGCCTGCGCATGCTCCTGAGCAAGCCCGGTGGTGCTGCCCACGCCTGCCGCATGGACAACGGCCAGTACCTGCGCCAGACCATGATGATCACCCTGCTCAACCCCAAGGCGATCATGTTCTACATGGCGTTTTTCCCGCTGTTCGTCGACCCGGTGAAGCACCAGGGGCTAGTGACGTTCGGTTTCATGGCTGCGACGGTGGCAGTGGTGACCTTCGCGTACGGGCTGATTGCCGTGGTGCTGACCCATCAGCTGGCTGAACGCATGCGCGCCAACCCACGAATCAGTCATCTGTTCGAGCGGCTGGCAGGGGCTTGTCTGGTAGGGTTTGGTATCAAGTTGGCGGCGATGCGCTGA
- a CDS encoding YhfL family protein translates to MKKLFKATVAVAVVSGVALLSGCTGQVYNQPKNCTYDYLFHPSVSISKIIGGCGPIDKLPQQQ, encoded by the coding sequence ATGAAAAAGCTGTTCAAGGCCACCGTAGCCGTTGCTGTTGTCTCGGGTGTTGCCCTGCTGTCGGGTTGCACTGGCCAAGTTTACAACCAACCGAAAAACTGCACTTACGACTACCTGTTCCACCCTTCGGTTTCCATCTCCAAGATCATCGGTGGCTGCGGCCCGATCGATAAACTGCCTCAGCAGCAGTAA